The following proteins come from a genomic window of Elusimicrobiota bacterium:
- a CDS encoding undecaprenyl-diphosphate phosphatase, whose protein sequence is MIDTATAVLLGVVQGLTEFLPVSSDGHLTLFQASLNLDGHTLALDVALHVGTLLAMVLFFRADLGRVIAGLLGPRDPARAADRRLLVLILAATFVTGVIGLALKPLVERLTASYGAAAIGFFFTTLVLLRGERAGRRTDRSGDPSNVPVWHALAIGAAQGLAVWPGLSRSASTISVALALGWTWPAAGRFSFLAAMPAIAGATLLTARDMKALPLAPTMVGLVTAFIVGWFALALLMKFLAARRLWPFALYTMGLTLFALFKSVK, encoded by the coding sequence ATGATCGACACGGCCACGGCGGTCTTGCTGGGCGTCGTGCAAGGCCTCACCGAATTCCTTCCCGTCTCTTCCGACGGGCACCTCACCCTCTTTCAAGCTTCGCTCAACCTGGATGGTCACACCTTGGCGTTGGACGTGGCCCTTCACGTCGGGACCCTGTTGGCGATGGTCCTCTTTTTCCGCGCGGACCTCGGCCGGGTGATCGCCGGATTGCTCGGTCCCCGGGATCCGGCCCGGGCGGCGGACCGCCGGTTGCTGGTCTTAATCCTGGCGGCGACCTTTGTGACGGGCGTCATCGGCCTGGCCCTCAAGCCGCTCGTGGAGCGTTTAACGGCCTCCTACGGGGCCGCGGCGATCGGCTTTTTTTTCACAACCCTCGTTTTGCTCCGCGGCGAACGCGCGGGCCGGCGGACCGATCGTTCGGGGGATCCCTCCAACGTTCCGGTTTGGCACGCGCTCGCGATCGGCGCCGCCCAGGGGCTGGCGGTTTGGCCGGGGCTGTCCCGGAGCGCCTCCACCATCAGCGTCGCGTTGGCGTTGGGGTGGACGTGGCCGGCGGCCGGTCGGTTCAGTTTTTTGGCGGCCATGCCGGCCATCGCCGGCGCGACCCTGCTCACGGCGCGCGACATGAAGGCCCTGCCCCTGGCCCCAACGATGGTGGGCCTCGTCACCGCCTTCATCGTGGGCTGGTTCGCTTTGGCTTTGCTGATGAAATTCTTGGCCGCGCGACGGTTGTGGCCCTTCGCCCTCTATACAATGGGACTGACGCTTTTTGCCCTCTTCAAAAGTGTAAAATAA
- a CDS encoding outer membrane lipoprotein carrier protein LolA, translated as MMRVLWGMALVLSAGALSAASVEDVLGRLERSEGEIKTLSFDYRQTASLSVGKTETAVSGRVSFQRPDRFRIETAGPAAQTVVSDGTHLWIHTPAHKQVIRDTLKGVLGAQGVPAGLGSFQWKAADLKREFNVSVDDAAGETPVLVLTPKAGGDTVVRLWVDMKTGVAMKTALSAETVKTEVTLANVRVNPRLAKTLFRFKPPAGTEVLDMPVIAP; from the coding sequence ATGATGCGCGTCTTGTGGGGAATGGCTTTGGTCTTGAGCGCGGGGGCGTTGTCCGCCGCCTCGGTCGAAGACGTGTTGGGACGCCTGGAACGCTCCGAGGGCGAAATCAAAACCCTTTCGTTCGATTACCGCCAGACGGCGAGCTTGTCCGTCGGAAAAACGGAAACCGCGGTTTCGGGCCGGGTTTCCTTTCAACGCCCCGATCGCTTCCGCATCGAGACCGCGGGCCCCGCGGCGCAAACGGTGGTGTCGGACGGCACCCACCTGTGGATCCACACCCCGGCCCACAAACAGGTGATCAGGGACACTTTGAAAGGCGTGTTGGGCGCCCAGGGGGTGCCCGCCGGTCTTGGAAGTTTCCAATGGAAGGCGGCCGATTTGAAAAGGGAATTCAACGTCTCCGTCGATGATGCCGCCGGCGAGACGCCGGTTTTGGTGTTGACCCCCAAAGCCGGGGGGGACACCGTGGTGCGGCTCTGGGTCGACATGAAAACCGGCGTCGCGATGAAAACCGCCTTGAGCGCCGAAACCGTGAAGACCGAGGTGACGTTGGCCAACGTCCGGGTGAACCCCCGCTTGGCCAAAACCCTCTTTCGGTTCAAACCCCCCGCCGGCACGGAGGTGCTGGATATGCCGGTGATCGCGCCATGA
- a CDS encoding helix-turn-helix domain-containing protein has protein sequence MSELDPNTPGLLGQTLKNRRLQKGLALEDVTRALRVPTRYLNALEEERWSDLPARVYLEGFLVKYAEFLGLDSKDMVARVREAVGVVEKPAFSHPKPVPEALDDASLAPIRFGLLLVALILAGAGGFYFFRHQEIRTTLADMPLNQVTEPDVVFSTGTVPGGAPAAVETSPTTSPNGHTLVLKATLPVWVRVRLDGAVKFEGTLKAGDLRTWPFNNAARLRLGNSSRVELSIDGTFASKSDSTAPGDFVWPSRSATAAIVPSDPVSTHTVKTP, from the coding sequence ATGAGCGAACTGGATCCCAACACGCCGGGCCTTCTGGGGCAGACGCTCAAAAACCGCCGTCTCCAAAAAGGCTTGGCCCTTGAAGATGTGACGCGGGCGCTGCGCGTGCCCACCCGTTATCTGAACGCCCTCGAAGAGGAACGCTGGTCGGACCTTCCCGCCCGGGTCTATCTCGAAGGATTTTTGGTCAAGTACGCGGAATTTTTGGGTCTGGATTCCAAAGACATGGTGGCCCGGGTCCGCGAGGCGGTGGGCGTGGTGGAAAAACCGGCGTTTTCCCATCCCAAACCCGTTCCCGAAGCTTTGGACGACGCCTCCCTGGCGCCCATTCGATTCGGGTTGTTGTTGGTGGCCTTGATCCTGGCCGGGGCGGGGGGGTTCTACTTTTTCCGTCACCAAGAAATTCGCACCACCCTCGCGGATATGCCCTTGAACCAGGTCACGGAGCCCGATGTGGTGTTCAGCACGGGAACGGTCCCCGGGGGGGCTCCCGCGGCGGTCGAAACTTCCCCAACGACGAGCCCCAACGGCCACACGTTGGTTTTGAAGGCGACCCTGCCCGTTTGGGTGCGGGTCCGGTTGGACGGCGCGGTCAAGTTCGAAGGCACGTTGAAAGCGGGCGACCTGCGCACATGGCCCTTCAACAACGCGGCGCGCTTGCGCTTGGGCAACAGTTCGCGCGTGGAGTTGAGCATCGACGGGACCTTCGCGTCCAAGTCCGACAGCACCGCCCCCGGGGATTTCGTTTGGCCGTCCCGGAGCGCGACCGCGGCCATCGTCCCTTCGGATCCCGTTTCCACCCACACCGTCAAGACACCCTGA
- the rimO gene encoding 30S ribosomal protein S12 methylthiotransferase RimO, translating into MSLGRVAFVVLGCAKNQVEAESMSSRLARDGWDLTADIPNANLVVVHSCGFLDAARQEARDTLGNVRRASPKASVVLTGCFAQYLNGRRLPGVDAILGTGQFDRLPAVLEGLRRKRSAPPAIPRSGPAGYHDASRPRPLPPGQLSAYVRISEGCNHRCTFCVIPQLRGSLKSRPPEDIFAEARDLTDRGVRELVLISQDTTDYGRDTGRRLPFLIEELASWPKLDWLRLLYAYPSEVDDALIALLAGEPKLLGYLDMPLQHIADPVLKAMARDSGEKETRRLLDRLVKRVPGLALRTTFIVGFPGETDADFRRLEKLVDTGVFEHVGVFPYSFEPRSPSARLPGLVPTEVVNERWQRLLDAHRRVKAKKDAARIGRPIAVLVERGPAGWSARAAHQAPEVDGGVRLARWPRRPGLFAAAVTGVDGFDLKATLKKSAEAPVP; encoded by the coding sequence ATGTCCCTCGGCCGCGTGGCCTTTGTGGTCCTGGGATGCGCCAAAAATCAGGTGGAGGCGGAAAGCATGTCGTCCCGCCTGGCCCGGGACGGTTGGGACCTCACCGCCGACATCCCCAACGCCAATTTGGTGGTCGTCCATTCCTGCGGATTTTTGGACGCCGCCCGCCAAGAAGCCCGGGACACCCTGGGCAACGTGCGGCGGGCTTCCCCCAAGGCCTCGGTGGTCCTGACGGGTTGTTTCGCCCAATATTTGAACGGCCGCCGGCTGCCCGGGGTGGACGCGATATTGGGAACGGGGCAATTTGACCGACTGCCCGCCGTCTTGGAGGGCCTGCGGCGAAAACGATCCGCTCCCCCGGCGATTCCCCGGTCGGGCCCCGCGGGCTACCACGACGCGAGCCGCCCCCGCCCCCTTCCGCCGGGGCAGTTGTCCGCCTACGTGCGGATCTCCGAAGGTTGCAACCACCGTTGCACGTTTTGCGTCATTCCCCAGTTGCGCGGGTCCCTCAAGAGCCGGCCGCCGGAGGACATTTTCGCGGAGGCCCGGGACCTGACCGACCGGGGGGTGCGCGAGCTGGTGTTGATTTCCCAGGACACCACCGATTACGGCCGGGACACGGGCCGTCGGTTGCCGTTTTTGATCGAGGAACTGGCGTCCTGGCCGAAGCTGGACTGGTTGCGCCTCCTCTACGCCTACCCGTCGGAAGTCGACGACGCGTTGATCGCGCTGTTGGCCGGGGAGCCGAAGCTGTTGGGGTATCTGGACATGCCGTTGCAGCACATCGCCGACCCGGTGTTGAAAGCCATGGCCCGCGACAGCGGCGAAAAAGAGACCCGACGCCTTTTGGACCGGTTGGTGAAGCGGGTGCCCGGGTTGGCGTTGCGGACGACGTTCATCGTCGGGTTTCCCGGCGAGACGGACGCCGACTTCCGCCGCCTTGAAAAACTGGTGGACACGGGGGTGTTCGAACACGTGGGGGTGTTTCCGTACTCCTTCGAGCCGCGCTCCCCGTCGGCGCGGTTGCCGGGCCTGGTGCCCACGGAGGTCGTGAACGAACGGTGGCAACGCCTCTTGGACGCGCACCGGCGGGTCAAGGCGAAAAAAGACGCGGCCCGGATCGGACGACCCATCGCGGTTTTGGTGGAACGGGGGCCCGCCGGTTGGTCGGCCCGCGCCGCGCACCAGGCCCCGGAAGTGGACGGCGGGGTTCGATTGGCCCGCTGGCCCCGTCGGCCGGGCCTGTTCGCCGCGGCGGTCACGGGGGTCGACGGGTTCGACTTGAAGGCGACATTGAAAAAAAGCGCGGAGGCGCCGGTTCCATGA
- the pgsA gene encoding CDP-diacylglycerol--glycerol-3-phosphate 3-phosphatidyltransferase — MNLPNKLTLGRLFATPVFMAFVLHENFYSQTAALLVFIAAGVTDLVDGYLARKHNLITPLGVFLDPLADKLIITGAFIAFVEVRALHVPAWMVVAIVGREFLITGLRGVAATHGLSLAADDGGKYKTSVQNAAILTILVAMMSRAALAQFAGVSVEDLAARGAWAAAAGRLLEFIPFWMMFGATLVSVHTGVRYLVRHAALLREQP; from the coding sequence ATGAATTTGCCCAACAAACTGACCCTGGGACGGTTGTTCGCGACGCCGGTCTTCATGGCGTTCGTCCTGCACGAGAATTTCTATTCCCAAACGGCGGCGTTGCTCGTTTTCATAGCGGCGGGCGTGACGGATTTGGTCGACGGGTATTTGGCCCGCAAGCACAATCTCATCACCCCGCTGGGGGTCTTCTTGGACCCCTTGGCCGACAAGCTCATCATCACGGGGGCTTTCATCGCGTTTGTGGAAGTGCGCGCGCTTCACGTGCCGGCCTGGATGGTGGTGGCGATCGTGGGGCGCGAATTCCTCATCACCGGACTGCGCGGCGTGGCGGCCACCCACGGCCTCTCCCTAGCGGCGGACGACGGGGGGAAATACAAAACGTCCGTTCAGAACGCGGCCATTCTCACGATCCTGGTGGCGATGATGTCCCGCGCGGCCCTGGCGCAATTCGCCGGGGTGAGCGTGGAGGACCTGGCCGCGCGCGGCGCCTGGGCCGCGGCCGCCGGGCGGTTGTTGGAATTCATTCCCTTCTGGATGATGTTCGGCGCGACCCTCGTGTCGGTCCACACCGGCGTCCGCTACCTGGTGCGGCACGCGGCCTTGCTGCGGGAACAACCGTGA
- a CDS encoding phosphatidylglycerophosphatase A, whose amino-acid sequence MNGGRCRDAFFLTAATVGFVGTLPYRLVPLKKWKGGGLLGTAVGWGLVWLLPTNPAAYALACLSMALFAVWVSHHAEKRMDHDDPRIVIDEVAGVWLACAGLPRTPGPMLLAFLFFRVFDVWKGPWGRHSARLPGGWGIVADDLAAALMAMLLLRAVAWGGYLFV is encoded by the coding sequence GTGAACGGCGGACGCTGCCGCGACGCTTTTTTCCTGACGGCGGCCACCGTGGGATTCGTGGGGACGCTGCCCTATCGCCTCGTCCCGCTGAAAAAGTGGAAGGGCGGCGGGCTGCTCGGCACCGCGGTGGGCTGGGGTTTGGTTTGGCTCCTGCCCACAAACCCGGCCGCCTACGCCCTCGCCTGCTTGTCGATGGCGCTCTTCGCCGTCTGGGTCAGCCACCATGCGGAAAAGCGCATGGACCACGACGACCCGCGGATCGTCATCGATGAGGTTGCCGGCGTTTGGCTCGCCTGCGCGGGGTTGCCGCGGACTCCGGGCCCGATGCTCTTGGCGTTTTTGTTTTTCCGTGTTTTCGACGTGTGGAAAGGCCCCTGGGGGCGGCACAGCGCGCGTTTGCCGGGGGGGTGGGGGATCGTGGCCGACGACCTGGCCGCCGCCTTGATGGCGATGCTCCTGTTGCGCGCGGTGGCGTGGGGCGGCTATTTATTTGTATAG
- the recA gene encoding recombinase RecA — protein MTTKEDKLKALQLAMATIEKQHGKEAIMKLGEKSAKVKVDVIPTGALPLDVVLGVGGLPRGRVVEVYGPESSGKTTLCLHAVAQAQKLGGTAAYIDAEHAMDPEYAKRLGVDIDNLLISQPDSGEQALEIADQLVRSGAVDIIVVDSVAALVPRAEIEGEMGDSHVGLQARLMSQALRKLTSNIARSKTLIVFINQLRMKIGVMYGNPETTTGGMALKFYSSVRLDIRRVESIKQGDRVVGNRVRVKVVKNKVAAPFQQAEFDMLFGEGISRENCLLDMGVNAGIVEKAGTWYLHKEDRLGQGRDAARGFLKENPSVADAIERAVRAKYMPGEAALVEKPEPKPEAKPKERETAKAGRAKD, from the coding sequence ATGACCACCAAAGAAGATAAATTGAAGGCGCTGCAGTTGGCCATGGCCACCATCGAGAAACAACACGGCAAAGAGGCCATCATGAAGTTGGGCGAAAAATCGGCCAAGGTGAAGGTGGACGTGATTCCCACGGGCGCGCTGCCCCTGGACGTGGTCCTCGGCGTGGGCGGGTTGCCCCGCGGTCGCGTTGTTGAAGTTTACGGGCCCGAATCCTCTGGGAAAACGACGCTTTGCTTGCACGCGGTGGCCCAGGCCCAAAAATTGGGCGGCACGGCGGCTTACATCGACGCCGAGCACGCGATGGATCCCGAATACGCCAAACGACTCGGCGTCGACATCGACAACCTCTTGATTTCCCAGCCCGATTCCGGCGAGCAGGCCTTGGAAATCGCCGACCAGCTCGTGCGCAGCGGCGCCGTGGACATCATCGTCGTCGATTCGGTGGCGGCGTTGGTGCCCCGCGCCGAAATCGAGGGGGAGATGGGCGATTCCCACGTCGGGTTGCAGGCGCGGCTCATGAGCCAGGCCCTGCGGAAGCTCACTTCCAACATCGCGCGGTCCAAAACGCTCATCGTCTTCATCAACCAGTTGCGCATGAAGATCGGCGTCATGTACGGCAACCCCGAAACCACCACCGGCGGCATGGCGCTGAAATTTTACTCCTCCGTCCGCCTGGACATTCGCCGGGTCGAGAGCATCAAACAGGGGGACCGCGTGGTGGGCAACCGCGTGCGGGTGAAAGTGGTGAAGAACAAGGTGGCCGCGCCCTTCCAGCAGGCCGAGTTCGACATGTTGTTCGGCGAGGGCATCTCCCGCGAAAACTGCCTGCTCGACATGGGCGTCAACGCGGGCATCGTGGAAAAGGCCGGCACCTGGTACCTCCACAAGGAAGACCGCCTGGGCCAGGGCCGCGACGCGGCGCGCGGGTTCCTGAAGGAAAACCCGAGCGTCGCCGACGCCATTGAACGCGCCGTGCGCGCGAAATACATGCCCGGCGAGGCCGCGTTGGTGGAAAAGCCGGAGCCGAAGCCCGAGGCCAAACCCAAGGAACGCGAAACGGCCAAGGCGGGCCGCGCCAAGGATTGA
- the xerD gene encoding site-specific tyrosine recombinase XerD — protein sequence MPDSPPVAPATPDGPLREFVDHLRVERKLAANTVAAYGSDLRPYVAFLQKRGLGLEAVTPPVLTDFLWERRSRLKATSLARLGESLRQFHRFLKSEGRCAQDPTENLSSPKTPQRLPKVLGVDEVNRLLAHAPSSTPRTLRFKAMLEVLYASGLRVSELVGLPTNGVDLELGFLRVFGKGGKERVVPVNRRAVHAIKSYWDTRKDLPDSHGFAFVGPGGKPLTRVAFWYELRRWARAAGVHRPLSPHTLRHSFATHLLRGGADLRAVQEMLGHADISTTQIYTHVDRQGLKDAHRKFHPRG from the coding sequence ATGCCGGATTCGCCCCCGGTCGCTCCGGCGACGCCCGACGGGCCGCTGAGGGAATTCGTCGATCATTTGCGGGTCGAGCGGAAGTTGGCGGCCAACACCGTGGCGGCCTACGGGTCCGATTTGCGGCCCTACGTGGCTTTTCTGCAAAAACGGGGCCTGGGCCTCGAGGCCGTGACGCCGCCCGTGCTCACGGATTTTTTATGGGAGAGGCGATCGCGCCTGAAAGCCACGAGCCTCGCCCGCCTGGGCGAAAGCCTGCGGCAGTTCCACCGTTTCCTCAAATCCGAGGGCCGCTGCGCCCAGGACCCCACCGAGAACCTCTCCTCTCCCAAAACCCCGCAACGATTGCCCAAGGTGTTGGGGGTCGACGAAGTGAACCGCCTGCTCGCCCACGCCCCATCGTCCACGCCCCGGACGCTTCGGTTCAAGGCCATGCTGGAGGTGTTGTACGCCTCCGGTTTGCGGGTGAGCGAATTGGTGGGCCTCCCCACCAACGGCGTGGATTTGGAATTGGGGTTTTTGCGGGTCTTCGGCAAGGGCGGGAAGGAACGGGTGGTGCCCGTGAACCGCCGGGCCGTGCACGCCATCAAAAGCTACTGGGACACCCGGAAGGACTTGCCCGACTCCCACGGCTTCGCTTTTGTGGGGCCGGGGGGAAAACCCCTCACGCGGGTGGCCTTCTGGTACGAACTGCGGCGTTGGGCAAGGGCCGCGGGCGTTCACCGGCCGCTCAGCCCGCACACCCTGCGTCACTCCTTCGCCACCCATCTGCTCCGCGGCGGGGCGGATTTACGCGCCGTTCAGGAGATGTTGGGACACGCCGACATTTCCACCACGCAAATCTACACGCACGTCGACCGGCAGGGACTCAAGGACGCCCACCGGAAATTCCACCCGCGGGGATAG
- a CDS encoding thiolase family protein, giving the protein MKPIQKKIVICGGVRTPIGHVGKSLAGYLPEQLMEIVLRAALQRTSLYPHAVDGVLVGWVGQGSHAPNIARVSALKAGLPEKVQAYTIQTNCISSLETVASAYRHIIMGEGEVYLAGGTESMSTFPYVIRGSRDTKALRSLEALKTNWGALWDTPDIAINDTTEEGLTDPICKINMAATAEVCAQMYSISREAQDKYAHQSYARGLAAEKRGFYDSHIVPIVRDGVKVLDKDEYPFLRESLVEKPRMLEKAPTIFDGPSYSIKDFYRDNGQFILGKTYEEGKTRGTLSLFNACARSDGAAAVIVTTEERAKDLGLEIMAEIHSWGFWGTSPAYMGVAPVFATGVALERGGIPFHELDQIELHEAFAATCLSIFRVGKEKYRQNWDAAYEKGILNPNGGTLSLGHPLAATGVRLLLNVIHAMKENSNARYGLATACASGGLGGAMILKRPGA; this is encoded by the coding sequence ATGAAACCGATCCAAAAGAAAATCGTGATTTGCGGCGGCGTGCGAACGCCCATCGGCCACGTGGGCAAGAGCCTGGCGGGATACCTCCCCGAACAGCTGATGGAAATCGTGCTTCGGGCCGCCCTTCAGCGGACGTCCCTTTACCCCCACGCGGTGGACGGCGTGTTGGTGGGCTGGGTCGGACAGGGGTCCCACGCGCCCAACATCGCGCGGGTTTCGGCCCTCAAAGCCGGCCTGCCCGAAAAAGTCCAGGCCTACACCATTCAAACCAACTGCATTTCCAGCCTGGAAACCGTGGCCAGCGCCTACCGGCACATCATCATGGGCGAAGGCGAGGTGTATCTGGCCGGGGGCACGGAATCCATGTCCACCTTCCCCTATGTCATCCGCGGGTCCCGCGACACGAAGGCCCTGCGGTCCCTCGAAGCCTTAAAAACCAATTGGGGCGCCCTGTGGGACACCCCCGATATCGCCATCAACGACACCACCGAAGAAGGACTCACCGACCCGATCTGCAAAATCAACATGGCCGCCACCGCGGAAGTTTGCGCCCAAATGTACTCCATTTCCCGCGAGGCCCAGGACAAGTACGCCCACCAGAGCTACGCCCGGGGCCTCGCGGCGGAAAAACGCGGGTTTTACGATTCCCACATCGTCCCCATCGTCCGCGACGGCGTGAAAGTGTTGGACAAGGACGAGTATCCCTTCCTGCGCGAAAGCCTGGTGGAGAAACCCCGCATGCTTGAAAAAGCGCCCACCATTTTCGACGGCCCCTCCTACTCCATCAAGGATTTTTACCGTGACAACGGCCAATTCATTTTGGGGAAAACCTACGAGGAAGGCAAAACCCGGGGAACCCTGTCGCTCTTCAACGCCTGCGCCCGCTCGGACGGGGCGGCCGCCGTGATCGTGACCACCGAAGAGCGCGCCAAAGATCTCGGACTTGAAATCATGGCGGAAATCCATTCCTGGGGGTTCTGGGGCACGAGCCCGGCCTACATGGGCGTGGCCCCGGTGTTCGCCACCGGGGTGGCCCTGGAGCGGGGCGGGATTCCCTTTCACGAACTCGACCAAATCGAGTTGCACGAAGCCTTCGCCGCCACGTGCCTGTCGATTTTCCGCGTCGGCAAGGAGAAATACCGCCAGAACTGGGACGCGGCCTACGAAAAAGGCATCCTCAACCCCAACGGCGGCACGCTGTCGCTGGGGCACCCCCTGGCGGCCACGGGCGTGCGGTTATTGCTCAACGTGATCCACGCCATGAAAGAAAACAGCAACGCCCGCTACGGCTTGGCCACCGCCTGCGCCTCGGGCGGTCTGGGCGGCGCCATGATCCTCAAGCGCCCCGGCGCCTAA
- the miaB gene encoding tRNA (N6-isopentenyl adenosine(37)-C2)-methylthiotransferase MiaB, with amino-acid sequence MKFYVETFGCQMNVADGLEMGRRLKARGFEATTDPALADVVLVNTCTVRQHAEDKALSRLGRLADWRAGGRRLLVMAGCAAERLGPRLSRRFPQVDLVIGAKSIARFDEILDERWPRTAFDGRREWEEAWGWGAGLDDTTLPGEGVAGFVTIMRGCNFSCSYCVVPAVRGREVYRPALSVLDEAAARAARGQWELTLLGQTVNSYRPGGPNPGRDGADINDFSDLLRALSALPGVERLRFMSPHPQYIDDKFAAVFAETPAIAPHLHLPVQSGSDAVLSRMRRNHTRAKYLEKTRLLRTARPEMSFTTDFIVGFPGETEDDFESTVSLVGEADLDGAYVFKYSPRPGTASAGSADDVPPAEKERRHAALQALLDERARAKLAALAGTIQDVLVEAVLPADAGWEWETRTAHNRKMFVRADRAARPGERRRVRVTGAEGKTLYGDPT; translated from the coding sequence GTGAAATTTTACGTCGAGACATTCGGTTGCCAGATGAACGTGGCCGACGGGCTGGAGATGGGCCGGCGCCTCAAAGCGCGGGGGTTTGAAGCCACGACCGACCCCGCCCTGGCCGACGTGGTGCTGGTCAACACCTGCACCGTGCGTCAGCACGCCGAGGACAAGGCCCTCTCCCGCCTTGGGCGACTGGCGGATTGGCGGGCCGGCGGGCGGCGATTGCTCGTGATGGCGGGGTGCGCCGCGGAACGGCTGGGCCCGCGGCTTTCGCGCCGATTCCCCCAGGTGGACCTCGTGATCGGGGCCAAATCCATCGCGCGGTTCGACGAAATATTGGACGAGCGCTGGCCGCGCACGGCCTTCGACGGCCGCCGGGAGTGGGAGGAGGCCTGGGGGTGGGGCGCGGGCTTGGACGACACAACCCTGCCCGGCGAAGGGGTGGCCGGGTTTGTGACCATCATGCGGGGGTGCAATTTTTCCTGTTCTTATTGCGTGGTCCCGGCCGTGCGCGGACGGGAGGTGTACCGGCCCGCCTTGAGCGTTCTGGACGAGGCCGCCGCCCGCGCCGCCCGGGGCCAATGGGAGTTGACCCTCTTGGGCCAAACCGTGAACTCCTACCGGCCCGGGGGGCCCAACCCCGGACGCGACGGCGCCGACATCAATGATTTTTCGGACCTGTTGCGCGCCCTGTCCGCTCTCCCGGGCGTGGAGCGCCTGCGTTTTATGAGCCCCCACCCCCAATACATCGACGATAAATTCGCGGCTGTTTTCGCGGAGACCCCCGCGATCGCGCCGCACCTCCACCTCCCGGTGCAGTCGGGGTCCGACGCCGTCCTGTCCCGGATGCGCCGCAACCACACGCGGGCGAAATACCTGGAGAAAACACGTCTTTTGCGGACGGCACGGCCGGAAATGTCCTTTACCACGGATTTCATCGTGGGGTTTCCCGGCGAAACCGAGGACGATTTCGAGTCGACGGTGTCCCTGGTGGGGGAGGCCGATTTGGACGGGGCCTACGTGTTCAAATACTCGCCCCGTCCCGGAACGGCCTCGGCGGGTTCGGCCGACGACGTGCCCCCGGCCGAGAAAGAGCGCCGGCACGCCGCGCTCCAGGCGCTTTTGGACGAACGCGCCCGGGCCAAACTGGCCGCCCTGGCCGGAACGATCCAGGACGTGTTGGTCGAGGCGGTCCTCCCCGCCGACGCGGGCTGGGAATGGGAAACACGCACGGCCCACAACCGAAAAATGTTCGTCCGCGCCGACCGCGCGGCCCGCCCGGGCGAGCGCCGCCGCGTCCGGGTGACCGGGGCCGAGGGAAAAACACTTTATGGCGATCCGACCTAA
- a CDS encoding lytic transglycosylase domain-containing protein, producing the protein MAIRPKTRALLWGGVAALCVAAFFTPRGFYWRMAAPLFHADHVDHYAKERGFDPLFIMALVRVESSFARSARSPRGAVGLMQIMPETGYDMARRLGLAPDKMDLEDPETNIRLGVYYLSVLRNEFGDDRVALLAAYNAGPKNAREWLKSGPLTVEKIPFPETRALIERVNRTEERLRWVAGRARG; encoded by the coding sequence ATGGCGATCCGACCTAAAACGCGTGCGCTTTTGTGGGGCGGTGTGGCCGCGCTGTGCGTGGCGGCTTTTTTCACCCCCCGCGGCTTTTATTGGCGGATGGCGGCCCCGCTCTTTCACGCGGACCATGTGGATCATTACGCCAAAGAGCGAGGGTTTGATCCCCTTTTCATCATGGCGCTGGTGCGGGTGGAGTCCAGCTTCGCCCGTTCGGCCCGGTCCCCCCGGGGGGCGGTGGGGCTCATGCAAATCATGCCGGAGACGGGTTACGACATGGCCCGGCGGTTGGGGCTGGCCCCCGACAAAATGGATTTGGAAGACCCCGAAACCAACATCCGTCTCGGCGTTTATTACCTTTCGGTTCTGCGAAACGAATTCGGCGATGACCGTGTGGCCTTGTTGGCCGCTTACAACGCGGGCCCCAAGAACGCCCGGGAGTGGTTAAAGTCCGGCCCGTTGACCGTGGAAAAGATCCCCTTTCCGGAAACGCGCGCGTTGATTGAGCGGGTGAACCGCACGGAGGAACGTCTGCGCTGGGTCGCCGGGAGGGCCCGTGGCTGA